DNA sequence from the Microcoleus sp. AS-A8 genome:
CACCCATTCCCATTACTGTAGATAGCCCAGTGAGGATTATTGCGGCGTTGGTCAATCCTTTAGGAGACGATGAAGGGAAAGAGACGGTGACTTTGATTAACACTGGGTCAGCTAACGTTTCACTTGAGGGCTGGTTTCTGTTGGATGCGATGAACAACCGATATGTATTATCAGACCAATCCAACGTAATGTCTCCTGCCGCTACAACCACCATCACCTTGCCTAAAAACTCAATTCAATTATCAAACAAAGGCGGTGAGATTCGTTTGCTAAACCGTGACGGCAAAGTAGTGCATAGAGTTAGTTACACCAAAGTACAAGCTCAAGAGCAAGGGCGTACCCTTATTTTCTAGAGAGAGTTAAGGGAGCTAGCCTCATGTCCTGCCAATAAAAACTTGGCTGGCTTCCCTTCCATATTTGTTTCCTGGTCGCTTTGGCGGACATTTCTTGCCTGATTCAGCCGACAAAGCTTTGAGAAAAGTCTGTAAGCAAGTCGGGTTGATTGGCGTCAGCAGTCATAGCTTTAGACAGTTTCCCCGGAAGCCGCTTCGCAAATTCAAGC
Encoded proteins:
- a CDS encoding lamin tail domain-containing protein — encoded protein: GQYGRGQENFPESVTISFKWDAPDYDRGGTRPLTKPIGGFFVGCSVEGLMAIGAVRAHIGARAPKEAVINGARYDLKMFRSENNQNIRTFYPVYLGPAGDNTNASSGGTTRPDVEQPPIPITVDSPVRIIAALVNPLGDDEGKETVTLINTGSANVSLEGWFLLDAMNNRYVLSDQSNVMSPAATTTITLPKNSIQLSNKGGEIRLLNRDGKVVHRVSYTKVQAQEQGRTLIF